A genomic segment from Glycine soja cultivar W05 chromosome 18, ASM419377v2, whole genome shotgun sequence encodes:
- the LOC114395004 gene encoding putative serine/threonine-protein kinase: MFCNWFGALNWCGRRDDPEEQPHEQVVATKKFSYNSLRSATRDFHPSSKIGGGGYGVVYKGVLRDGTQAAIKSLSVESKQGTHEFMTEIDMISNIRHPNLVELIGCCVEGGHRILVYEFLENNSLASSLLGSKGKYVALDWPKRAAICRGTASGLSFLHEEAQPNIVHRDIKASNILLDGSFNPKIGDFGLAKLFPDNVTHVSTRVAGTVGYLAPEYALLGQLTKKADVYSFGILMLEIISGKSSSIAAFEEDYLVLVEWAWKLKGENRLLDLVDSELSEYDESVVYRFLIVALFCTQSAAQHRPSMKQVLEMLSKEVHLNEKALTEPGIYRWHSTGKKCGSLNETSSSQAIKYKRTENPHEANSTHFSGTDIVTEMLPR, translated from the exons ATGTTTTGCAATTGGTTTGGTGCTTTGAATTGGTGTGGAAGGAGGGATGATCCTGAAGAGCAGCCTCATGAACAAG TGGTTGCAACTAAAAAGTTTAGCTATAACTCATTGAGATCAGCAACTCGAGATTTTCATCCTTCAAGTAAAATCGGTGGAGGAGGTTATGGAGTTGTCTACAAG GGAGTTTTAAGGGATGGTACTCAGGCTGCTATCAAGTCTCTTTCTGTAGAGTCTAAACAGGGAACCCATGAATTTATGACAGAAATTGATATGATATCAAATATACGACATCCAAATCTTGTGGAACTGATTGGCTGCTGTGTTGAGGGTGGTCACCGAATATTGGTTTATGAATTTTTGGAGAACAATAGCCTTGCAAGCTCTTTGCTTG GTTCAAAAGGTAAATATGTTGCTCTGGATTGGCCAAAGAGGGCTGCTATTTGTCGTGGCACGGCTTCTGGTCTAAGTTTTCTTCATGAAGAGGCTCAACCAAACATTGTTCACAGGGATATCAAGGCCAGCAACATATTGCTGGATGGGAGCTTTAATCCGAAAATTGGGGACTTTGGTCTCGCAAAACTTTTTCCTGACAATGTCACCCATGTTAGTACTCGAGTTGCAGGAACTGT GGGATATCTTGCACCAGAATATGCACTTCTGGGACAACTTACAAAGAAGGCAGATGTGTACAGTTTTGGGATTCTCATGCTTGAAATAATCAGTGGGAAAAGTAGTAGCATAGCTGCATTTGAAGAGGATTATTTGGTTTTGGTGGAATGG GCTTGGAAGCTGAAAGGAGAAAATAGGCTTCTGGACCTTGTTGATTCAGAACTAAGTGAATATGATGAGAGTGTGGTGTACCGGTTCCTTATAGTGGCTCTATTTTGCACCCAATCAGCAGCTCAACATAGACCAAGCATGAAGCAAGTATTGGAAATGCTTTCCAAGGAAGTTCATCTCAATGAGAAGGCATTGACTGAGCCTGGAATTTACAGATGGCACAGCACTGGAAAGAAGTGTGGTTCTTTGAATGAGACATCATCTTCTCAAGCAATCAAGTACAAAAGAACCGAAAATCCGCATGAAGCAAATTCAACTCACTTTAGTGGTACAGATATTGTGACAGAGATGCTTCCAAGATGA
- the LOC114397341 gene encoding uncharacterized protein LOC114397341, with translation MAATILSPLITYSLETGDKGILFAFAERWHKETSSFHLLIGELTVTFDDVASLLHFPITGIFHTFVSIDVDEAVDLLVEFLEVRTQEEKYETKQCRWAHSWIYKHFPAIASIISDDDYHERKPHACRWKSGKALSVTMYRKCLDRLMSDAMCWIPYGDHHALREFELISLFSGHIKCGSSIFKHQPERWFYRISHLFMSPTQFGELLRHLPVVHDDAFIVSDPPVLSVHAATMPQPLAPTTTDVDMPSHVVV, from the exons ATGGCTGCTACAATATTAAGTCCTTTGATTACATATTCATTGGAGACAGGTGACAAGGGAATTTTATTTGCTTTTGCGGAGAGGTGGCACAAGGAAACTAGTAGTTTCCATCTACTGATAGGAGAACTGACTGTAACCTTCGATGATGTGGCATCCTTATTACATTTTCCCATTACAGGTATCTTTCATACCTTCGTTTCTATTGATGTAGACGAAGCCGTGGACTTGTTAGTTGAGTTTCTTGAAGTTAGGacacaagaagaaaaatatgagaCTAAGCAATGCAGATGGGCACAT TCTTGGATCTACAAGCATTTCCCTGCAATTGCGTCCATTATTTCTGATGATGATTACCATGAGAGGAAACCACATGCTTGTCGTTGGAAGTCTGGAAAGGCATTATCAGTGACGATGTATCGTAAGTGCTTGGATAGATTGATGTCAGATGCTATGTGCTGGATACCTTATGGTGACCATCATGCATTAAGAGAATTTGagcttatttcattattttctggACATATCAAATGTGGTTCATCTATTTTCAAACACCAACCAGAGAGG TGGTTCTATAGGATATCTCACCTCTTCATGAGTCCGACACAGTTTGGGGAGCTTCTTAGACATCTACCCGTGGTGCATGATGATGCCTTTATTGTATCAGATCCACCTGTGTTGTCCGTCCACGCAGCAACTATGCCACAACCACTTGCACCTACAACTACTGATGTAGACATGCCTTCACATGTAGtggtataa